In Centroberyx gerrardi isolate f3 chromosome 7, fCenGer3.hap1.cur.20231027, whole genome shotgun sequence, the sequence GACACATCAAACAGCCCAATAGGTCGCTGCCGTAGGAGAGACGGGGCCCTCTTCCCTGGCTGTTATCTAGAAATATTGGGGCTTTTGACCAGCACTTACGGATATTTAGTGCGCCGTTTCTCAGAAAGCTGGGAAGCGACCCAAAAGATGTTCTCAGAATGCACAAATTGGTCTTAATCGAACATTGTCTTCACTCAGCTGTCCTCGGGAAAACACTTGTTTCTGCTGACAGTGTAAGAAGAAAAAAGTTAGCCGGTGTGTTAGAAGTTTATTCTTTTTAACAAGGGACTTTAACGAACACAGAAAACCACGGCCGAAGCCAGCGCAGCTCCGACACAAAGGGAGTTTGTCAGCGTTCCTCAACAGCTCGGCCTTTCATGCTGCCATGTTGGCCGGTCCCTAAATAACCTCTTGAGACCTTTTGTGAGACCAGCGCCTTTGGTCGGGCTGTGCCGCAGAACAAAAGCCGCTGTAAAACAGGGAGAAGTTTCAGTGTAAAATGATCAGCGCTGGTCTATGTTATAAACCCTCTGAGATGGGGAATGGATGTCTGGGAGCATATTCTTTTCCCCGCTGATGGGAATGAGGTTGTTAAAGGGGGACTCATTCAGGCCAAATTAACATTCCTACCCCGAGACGTTTGGCGCATATTGAGATGTGAGCGGCGAGGGGAAGATTGGTTCCTCGGCAAGTAGCTCACTTCCTAGTCCTTCAGATTGGAGAATCGGCAGCCAGACTTGTAAAGATTAATTCTATCAGTTCAAATCAAGTCCCTGGCGCAAATTACCCTCTCGCACAGCCTTgcgctcctcctccatctcgcCCTCGCTCTCCCGTCCTTGTGTCTTTCAGTTTTACTCTTCCACGTCTTGGCGAAGGTAGATGAAATATTCACCAGAAAAGCTGTTGTTTCCCTCAGGGTCTCGCCTTCCCACTCCTCCACCCGGCCCCCCAATGCCCATCTCTTGCCTCCCTTCCTTCTGCCTCTCACAATCTTACTTtaccccacacccacccacccacccaccaaccCACCCACCAACCCCCATTCCCCCTTCTGTCTAACTTGCATCTCTCTGATATTATCATCGATGGAGCCCTCGCTGCATTATGCATGTCATGTAGGTTTTTATCGACgttgtcttctcttctttccgcaCGCTTCTGTTTTCTGCTAATGTTTTCTTAAAAATTTGGCTTTCATCAAATATTCATTTGACGAGGCCCCTATTTATAGCCATCGTATTTATCTTCTCActttcatccctccctttcAAATGTATTAAAAGCCTCTGAGGGGAGAGGAAGTTGAACTGAGAAAATGTTGAGGCAGCCCACTGCTTTGGATGGAGggagcgggggggagggggagggaagggaagaaaatGCAAGAGGGAGACTGGCACACAGAGTCGGTAAAAGTTCCTCTGGGGTTTTTTGCAAGTGGCAGACATCAGATGGGTTGTTTAAAAGGCACATAAGGAGCCTCTCTTCAAATGCCTGCTACCCTCTGGTGTTCCATATTGACCATTTATCCCCGGCATGTCTCTCTATTCCACATATTCCAAAAGGATCACAGGAGAGAGCGCCTTTCTGGTGCCcctgaaagaagaaaaaaaaaaaaaagctagttCTTTATGAATAAGAAAACGATTTCAGTGAAAGCTTCTCTCCCACCCATTTTTTCACATGAAAGTGAaaatctccacacacacaatatcagaAGGGAAATGTGTCCAACATGACAACCACAGTGGAAGAATTCCATTTTAAAAGGGTGTGAagtgcactctctctctttctgtcgccCTAAATGAATGGAAGCGACTTGACGCCGTGTAGCTGTGCTGACGTTTGATGTTTAACAATGTGATTTACATCTCACCGGCCTGTTATCTGTGTATGCAGAAGAGTGCCTCTCCGCCGCCCCCTGCTGAccatgtggagtgtgtgtgcggtggTCCTGGCGCTGGCTGCTGCGGCCCTCGGCTCGGCGGACTCCGACGCGCATAGGCCGAGACACGACTCCAACCTGGAGATCTGTATCCTTCTGCTGTCAGGCGGCCGCACTGGCAAATgccggtgtgtctgtgtgtgtgtgtgtgtgtgtgtgtgtgtgtgcatgcaatgtCCAAGTCACCGAGTGTGAACATATGCGCATCCAcggatacgtgtgtgtgtgtgatctaatGTGGCAGATGGGTGCGTGACTGTGCATCTATGTCTAAGTTAGGCCCTCGTGAAGCAGAGTGTCTCCTGACCTCCTCTTGTCAGACAAGCGTCTGTTTGAGACCAAGAGGAAAGACCAGCTGAACGCTCTGAAGAACCTGGTGGAGCTGAATGACATCAACCAGCAGTACAAGATCATAGACATCATGCTCAAAGGACTCTTtaaggtagtgtgtgtgtgtgtgcgtgtgtgcgtgcgctctctctctcattctcacatCCTCTCAGATTCAACTTCCATCCACAGCGCTTTTGTCTTTGAGCAGCAGCTAAAACTAAAGAGCAGACAAGGCCAATAGTATCAAAAAATTATTAATAGCAACAGTTACTTCCAGGAGCTTAACGCTCTTGTGCTCTCAGCAGATTGAAGGATACGAAGGTTCGCAGCAAAACAGAGAACCAAGCACTTCAAATCCGATGATTACATTCATCAGCATGTTTGCTCGCATTCATTTGAATGTTAATTCGGGGCTCGGTTGCTCAGAGTGCGTTCACTCGCATTACGCTATGCTGGAGGCTTTGTTTTACTGTATGCCTCCGTTTCCCAGAGGACAGCTATCTATGTATCTGCCTGCTTCTCAAGGACAACTAGCCTAGTCAACCTTCAGTGGCTGAGTTACATTGTCAGCATTTCTATACcactctctctgtatgtgtgtgtgtgggagagagagagagggggaaggagggagagagtcgGTGTGTGTTTAAGTCTTCTCTACTCTTTTCACTCTGCTTCTCCAAATATATGTGTAAATTCAATTTGTTGATATTCTAACCACATTATATATAATGTAAAATCTCTTCTCTCCGATGATGCATATGTCTGTTAATGAGCGTTGACTTTGCTGTATTCGTTAGGCGCACCACCCCAGtgatataaattcatagtacatGTAAATATACCTGGTGATTGAGCTGCTTTCCCCTCTCATGTACTGTAGGTGCTGGAGGATTCGAGGCAAATCCTGGTTGCGGCCAACATGCAGCCGGACGACCCCTTCCCCATGGACGACAAGATCAAAGAGGGTCcgcttcacttttttttttctactcccATCTTGTCACTCTTAcactctgtccctttctctcgcCCTCAATAAGCCACTCTGTCTAGCACCATCTCGCTCTGTAATCTTCTGTCTTACACTCTCTGTCATCCGCCACCTCTGATTGGTTATTCTTCCACTCTGTTACCTGTCTCTAaaccctcctcctgcctccgtctgtctctctcatcctcataccctgtgtgtctgtaataTCTGCCTTCTCTCTAAAGCCTGTCTGCATGCCATGGATGTTGGCTCGGCTTTTGTTCAAGCTTAtttaaccccccctcccacacacacgcacgcacacacacacacacacacacacacacacatacacacacatctgagcATTGCCAAACAAGCTCAAAAATTGCTTGAGCTGCACTTCTTCCAATCCTCCATTTGTTCTATTTATGAGCGTATTCTGTGTGTATTATCAGTCCAAATATATCTTTTCTTCACAgttctgctcctctgtctcGTCTCATCTAAttatctacctttctctctctccctctccctagcTTACTCCCATGTGGTGGAGAACACAGCGTTTTTCGGCGACGTGGCGCTGCGTTTCCCCCGTATCGTCCACCACTACTACGACCGGAACGCTGACTGGGGCGGTCTGCTGCGCTGGGGGCTGCGCTTCTGCAACCTGACGGGGGTTTTCACCGGCGGGGCCCACCAGCACGTCCTCACACTGGTAAGACCGCCAAGCCATCACTCGGTGTTAATTTTGGTGAAGATTGTAGATgcactctgttttgttttgagtctttaTCAGATGCTGGTtcataggttttttttttccaagcaaTATTTTTAATGGTAATTCCTTTCTTTACAGTACATCACGTAGGTTGAATTGGCTTACCACAGTCACCTACCCTATCCTTATTATCCTTAACCGGTGTTGCCTGTCAGTAGTGCTATTGTCATAATCCACTGAGGTCATGAAGGCTGCATGCACACAGAATTCAATTCAACATCCCTAAGtgcacagtgaaatgaaaaccttttttttttcccacaaggGTAAAGCGAGAACGAGGACAATATGTAACactgcaaagaaaagaaaacggTGCAACACAATATTAAGCATAGCAGTATCAAGGTGACTGGTGCATAAAATATAACTATCACAGTATTAACAGAGTGCTAGTATTATCTGATGTCTATCCATCaaatacattacaaaataaGATCTTTGACACCTAGCAATATACATGCAGAATTTTTCACAATTTTTAATAAACTAGTGGCATCAGTATTGATGGGGTTatcagtatttgcaaatacgtAATTTATTACTTGGTAATTAAACTTAGTCTTTGAGAAAAATGGTCTTGGAGTACATCTGTCTGTCATCGCTGCAGAATTTTCCACATATTGTGGCCTTTAGAAGTGTAAAGAGCAAAGCAGATGAAATGGTATTCGTTATTTAATCTGTAGGTTAATGAACTAAACTCAGAGGGATTAATCTGTGACCTTAGTAATGTGCCAAGAGGATTATATAGTGGATTAATTCTCTGCTTCAAGAAGCCTCAGCCTCAGCACCCTGAAATCGTGCGTTCAGACCACACTTCTGCCTCAGTAACCCCACCCTTACTTCTTAACCCCCGGCCCCTTCCATTTCATTTAGCTAATGCTGTCTAAAGCAGAAATGCTGAAATGGGAAAAGacaccaaaatacacagaaGAACACTAGATTGTGTCTGCAGCCGCCTGGCAATAGTATCATACTGCTGTTTTGCTGTAGGATAAGTGCTGTGACGCCGTCTCATTTCCATCCCTTATCTGTCTTCTGAAGAAATGATcattttcccccctcctcctcctctgctctgtcatctgtcgttcCCTCTCGTCATCTCTCAGATGTCACAGGAGCTGGGAATAACGGAGAAATCCCCAGACTTCACCAACCCGTACCGCACAGAGAGAGACGATGTGAGTAAGACAGCATGTGCACGCTATTTCCCCTTCTGCCATACCATTCTGCAACATCATGTACATCTAGtaaccctagcaaccactatcTAGTGACCACCTagtcacactcactcacactcccCTAACCCTGTGAAAATAGGCTACTTACATTGTGCAGCAACATGCAAAGCCTCATCTTTTTTTACTGTTGACCTTGCAGACACAATGCTGACGGCTCACTGTACTTTCCCACATCAGGGATTAACTTCATATCGCCCatctccttcactttctctcttccttcgcAGACTCTCTCAGATCAAAGCCGTCACATTTATTTGTTGAGGATTTTTCTCAGCCAGAGTCgtgacttgtgatcaggcaatCGTTAGGGAAGCCTATGGGACctatacatctctctctctctctctctctctctctctctctctctctctctctctctctctctctctctctctctctctctctctctccccctctctctctctctctccctccctctctctctcgccccttccatatttcatatttgggagagacagatagagagagaggggagaagaaggaagagttttaaaaagagagggggtgaagggagagggagtgacacacacacatacaggaacacattttcttcagaaaatgtagctaATCTAACAAAACCACTGTCTCTCACACAGCCTtaattaaaatctctctctcataaactcatgccctctctcctccgccGCAGGTGCTCCACACTGCAGAGGCTTTCCAGAAGAtcctgagggaggaggagaagaggaggagaaaggaagagaagaggaaagaaatcCGGAAGGGCCCTCGCATCTCCCGCTCGCGCACCGAGCTATAGTGCTGCACCCTAGTGCTTTtggagagcagaagaagaggggaaggaggcgagggggagaagaagaagaagaagaaaagagcatACGCACAGTCAACAAGGGGTGGCTTGAGTTGTAGACTCTGATGCCAGTGGAAATGTTGTCTGGAGGCCAGGTGCTCTGTTGAAAACAAGAGAGGAGCCCTTGATGTGACAGAAAACAttaaagaggaagtggaggagtgTTCAGTTTCTGACAACGGCCTCAGTGAACTGCTGTACTCGGTTACAGCGAATTAAAAAATTGGAAAATGTAAAGATGCCGTGAGAGGTAAAGAGCCGTCTCCGGAATAGGATTTGAGAAGGGAAACTCACTTTTGATAACATGAGGATTACATAACGGTACTTTGGAATATCATTCATTTTAGTATAATGAATttgcttcaaaaaaaaaaaaaaacaattgcaaAAGCCACTGTATTGTGTCTAGATTTGATAATGTGTCTAAAAACCCATATGCTTCAACTAAGTGTGGTCCGCCAAGTTCAAAGTTGCCCTCGCCACATTAAAATGTGGTCCGTCTCCGGTTAGGTTAAAGCTTGAATCTGTGATTGAAAACTTgctgattgtttgttttttgtttttttgtttttttttaaatctttgttTCCTCCCTTTAACTCAGAGCTAGATTTGTTAGAAGAGATTCCTATGGATGTTTGTGAACGGATAGATTTATGTTGCAGTCCAACAATGTTTGGAAGCGTATtaggtgtgtgtgaaggtgtgtagtATATGTTGCTGTCGGCTCATTTTCTATGTCTTTTTGAATAATTCAtcgtttttttccttccccacAGAGAGGATCCTCAGTGAACTTGCCTTTTTATCTATTTGGCAACCTCCCTCAAACCATTTGTGTCtggttttttttccacccaTATCTACTGTTGTATCACCTGTAAGCCCATTAGTTAATGAAACTGCTTTGACCTTGTGGAAAAATAACCGTCTAGCAGAAATATGTGATCATTCATCTTTCAGCTGAGCTCCCGTTTCTTCATGAGgctgaatgttttgtttttatagaggtcttttttttcctttttatattttgctggaaatttacatattttaatGGATTAGATCTATCGAATCGAGATGACTGATGTAATTTTGAAATAGTAATACGActgttatataaatatatgtatattcaGAGAAACAATATCATTTCTGCAAAGTTAATGAACAAGCCTAcaattttgttcattttgttatcaaatttaatgaaataaagtgactatgagtatatatttataaaGTGTTTGTTGAtttaccactgtgtgtgtgtgcgtgtgtgtatgttgcgtGTGTCAGTGCTAGTTGAACAGATCAGCCAACAGGGGGCAGGCAGCCACTGATGACACGTTTTATAGCCGAGTCTAATGTTTTGGTTTGGGCAGAAGAGTTGACTTTGAGCTTAACATCTAAGTACGTTAACAAGACGACGAAAACGAAAGCCTGAATGTAGAGAAGAGCTGCTTTTAGTTAGACTGAGAGATGTCTAATAACGTGGAGTCTGGTAAGACCATTTACCTTTCGTGATAGCTGCTGCTCAAGTTGTCAAAAGCCACGGCAACTTGCTAAAAAATAAGGTTAGCTTAGCTTGCTAACGCTAAATTAGCTGCGGCTGTCATCGACatatgctaacgctagctaagcAGATTCAAGCACTTGACATTTGATCTCTTTGATCTTTAAGTTAATGTCTGGTGGATCATGAGTATTTGGTTTATAACTACCAGCTGGCGTAATCACACAGTAGTTAGTAGTTAACCAGCTGTAACGGTTTGGCattgtaatgttttgtttctgCACGGAACGTTCCTGACAGTTCATCACTGGGCTAGTTACCTAACTGATATAAAGAGGTCAGGTCACATTATGTAATATTAGGTGGCTGTTTTTAATAGCAGTATTAGCCTTTATGGCTAGCTTGTGGTGGTAGAAGTGGTGGATTCTATGTGTCTACAGGGAAACAACTGAAAACTTTATAAGCTAGGTAACTGTTGCTGCAAATTACACTGAGTGACAGTGTTTGTATGgttttgttattaacatatcaaATGGAAATATCTCTTTAATCTGTTGTTTTAGTTATGAACATTTTCAACTCTACTGTTCATCCAGCAGGGAGCgaggtggagagaaaggagccggttgacactgagagggaagaggatgaCTCAGAAACCAGACGGAGTGAAGACCTCCGGCTGGTCCTGCTCGGAAAGACCGGATCCGGGAAGAGTGCGTCCGGAAACACCATCTTGGGCCGCAGGCATTTCCTGTCGCAGATCAGCGCCAGCTCCGTCACCCAGATCTGCGAGCAGGGGAGCGCCGACCtcagcgaggaagaggagggtgaggaggatgGCCGGGctgccaggaggaggagggtgaggagagtCACGGTGGTTGACATGCCAGGTTTCGGGGACACGCACCTCAGCGCGGAGCAGACCCACGCCGAGATAGCCAAATGTGTGGCTCTCTCCGCCCCCGGCCCGCACGCTTTCCTCCTGGTGGTGCCGCTGGGACGATATACAGACGACGAGAACCGGGCCGTGGGCGAGATGAGCCAGATATTTGGCGAGGGCGCGGTCCGTGAGCACACGGTGGTCCTGTTTACCCGGGGTGACGACCTGGAGGGCAGGGGGCTTGAGGAGTACCTGGGGGAGACGGCGCCTGCAGGGCTCAAggctttgattgacaggtgcgGGGGCAGGTACCACGCCCTCAACAACAAAGACCCCGGGAACCTGGAGCAGGTCAGACAGCTCCTGATGAAGGTTGACGAGATGGTGAAGCAGAACAGCGGAGGGTTTTATACCAACAGCATGTTTTTAGAGGCAGAGGCTGCCAtcagggaggagcaggagaggatgaTGAGGGAGCGAGGGcaagcagagggagaagaaCAAGGGGGAAACAACGCCACAGTGGAAGAAGAGCAGACTAAACTCGCCAAGCGAAGGAAGTGCGACTTGGAGTCTGAAAAAGTAGGGAGCGGGGAAGGAGGATCGGGAGGGCTCAGGAGA encodes:
- the ccdc134 gene encoding coiled-coil domain-containing protein 134, translating into MWSVCAVVLALAAAALGSADSDAHRPRHDSNLEIYKRLFETKRKDQLNALKNLVELNDINQQYKIIDIMLKGLFKVLEDSRQILVAANMQPDDPFPMDDKIKEAYSHVVENTAFFGDVALRFPRIVHHYYDRNADWGGLLRWGLRFCNLTGVFTGGAHQHVLTLMSQELGITEKSPDFTNPYRTERDDVLHTAEAFQKILREEEKRRRKEEKRKEIRKGPRISRSRTEL